From Lolium perenne isolate Kyuss_39 chromosome 5, Kyuss_2.0, whole genome shotgun sequence, a single genomic window includes:
- the LOC127304697 gene encoding glutaredoxin-C15 yields the protein MERVTRLSSEKAVVIFTPTNDCPMSHTVTTLFSGLGVGAAVHELNKDPRGRDMERDLARRLGRNPPVPAVFIGGKLVGSTDRVMSLHLGGKLVPMLKAAGAMWL from the coding sequence ATGGAGAGAGTGACGAGGCTTTCGTCCGAAAAGGCGGTGGTGATCTTCACACCAACCAATGATTGCCCGATGAGCCACACGGTGACGACCCTCTTCTCCGGCCTGGGAGTGGGAGCAGCGGTGCACGAGCTGAACAAGGACCCCCGTGGCCGCGACATGGAGCGCGATCTTGCCCGCCGCCTCGGCCGCAATCCGCCAGTCCCTGCCGTCTTCATCGGGGGCAAGCTCGTCGGCTCCACCGACAGGGTCATGTCGTTGCATCTCGGCGGCAAGCTCGTGCCCATGCTGAAGGCCGCCGGAGCCATGTGGCTCTAA
- the LOC127304698 gene encoding putative glutaredoxin-C14, with protein sequence MDHVMKLASERAVVIFTLSSCCMCHTVARLFGDLGVNAVVHELDEDPRGKEMEKALLKMLGKGPSVPVVFIGGKLVGGTNKVMSLHLGGELVPMLRNAGALWL encoded by the coding sequence ATGGACCATGTGATGAAGCTGGCATCCGAGCGTGCGGTGGTGATCTTCACTCTGAGCTCCTGCTGCATGTGCCACACCGTGGCGCGGCTCTTCGGTGACCTTGGTGTCAATGCAGTTGTGCACGAGCTGGACGAGGACCCTAGAGGAAAGGAGATGGAGAAAGCTCTCCTCAAAATGCTCGGGAAAGGCCCATCTGTGCCGGTGGTGTTCATCGGCGGGAAGCTTGTTGGCGGGACAAACAAGGTCATGTCTCTACATCTTGGCGGTGAGCTGGTTCCGATGCTGAGGAATGCAGGCGCCCTCTGGCTATAG